Proteins from a single region of Syntrophales bacterium:
- a CDS encoding HEPN domain-containing protein, with amino-acid sequence MTSEYEQEIAANLERAEQSIQAAKDLAVKGYHDFAASRAYYAAFYGATAVLLNGGLDFSKHSGIIASIHQRFVKTGKLSKEQGKDLNWLFEIRNVGDYGGTAHVSQPQAERAIQAAESFLRAIKSLLNR; translated from the coding sequence ATGACGTCAGAATACGAGCAGGAAATTGCCGCCAATCTTGAACGAGCAGAGCAATCTATCCAAGCGGCTAAAGACCTGGCTGTCAAAGGCTACCACGATTTTGCAGCGTCGCGTGCGTATTATGCAGCCTTTTACGGAGCCACAGCGGTTTTGCTCAACGGGGGTTTGGATTTCAGCAAGCATAGCGGGATCATTGCTTCGATTCATCAGCGATTTGTCAAGACGGGGAAATTGAGCAAGGAACAGGGCAAGGATTTGAACTGGCTTTTTGAAATACGCAATGTTGGGGATTATGGGGGCACAGCACATGTGTCTCAGCCACAAGCGGAGCGGGCGATTCAGGCTGCGGAGAGTTTCTTGCGTGCTATCAAGTCCCTGCTCAACAGATGA
- a CDS encoding nucleotidyltransferase domain-containing protein, giving the protein MATISEVVRKCKAALESHYGSQLKGLILYGSVARNQADSMSDIDLLVLLSKPFDYFSELRQVIDVLYPIQLESEQLISAKPVPPDEFESGSIQLYRNAKREGILV; this is encoded by the coding sequence ATGGCAACAATAAGTGAAGTGGTAAGAAAATGCAAAGCGGCTCTTGAAAGCCATTATGGTTCTCAGCTCAAGGGTCTGATTCTGTATGGGTCTGTAGCACGCAACCAAGCTGACTCAATGAGTGACATTGATTTGCTCGTTTTGTTAAGCAAACCCTTCGACTATTTTTCAGAACTGCGTCAAGTTATAGATGTGCTGTATCCCATCCAATTAGAGTCAGAGCAGCTTATTTCTGCCAAACCCGTTCCTCCGGATGAATTTGAGAGCGGAAGTATTCAACTCTATCGAAACGCAAAACGGGAAGGAATACTGGTATGA